One Herbaspirillum rubrisubalbicans genomic window carries:
- a CDS encoding LysR substrate-binding domain-containing protein has product MSNRFELSDLRLFLHIVESGSITAGAQRAHMALASASARIRNMEDALGTALLERGRRGVQSTDAGRALAHHARMVAQQMEQMRDELGQYARGLKGHIRLLCNTSAMTEFLPEVLARFLAQHPYTDIELEEKLSYEVVQAVVDGVADIGIIADSTDSGPLQTYPFRQDHLVAVLSRKHPLARRKSLTFSELLGEDFVGLSGDSALQQHLSGHATRAGKRLQYRVRLRSFDGICRMVEHQVGIAVMPETAALAGAARMDIRAIPLSDGWSRRQLLICVRGLEGLPGPTRELILALQRHA; this is encoded by the coding sequence ATGAGCAACCGTTTCGAACTCTCCGACCTGCGCCTGTTCCTGCACATCGTCGAAAGCGGCAGCATCACTGCCGGTGCCCAACGGGCTCACATGGCGCTGGCCTCGGCCAGTGCGCGCATCCGCAACATGGAAGATGCCCTGGGCACGGCCCTGCTGGAGCGCGGTCGGCGCGGCGTGCAGAGCACTGATGCCGGGCGTGCGCTGGCGCATCATGCGCGCATGGTGGCGCAGCAGATGGAACAAATGCGAGATGAACTGGGCCAGTATGCACGCGGGCTCAAGGGCCATATCCGACTGCTGTGCAATACCTCCGCCATGACCGAATTCCTGCCGGAAGTGCTGGCGCGCTTCCTGGCGCAACACCCGTACACCGACATCGAACTGGAAGAAAAACTGAGCTATGAAGTGGTGCAGGCGGTGGTCGATGGCGTGGCCGACATCGGCATCATCGCCGACTCCACCGACAGCGGCCCGTTGCAGACCTACCCATTCCGCCAGGACCACCTGGTGGCGGTGCTGTCTAGGAAGCACCCGCTGGCGCGCCGCAAATCACTGACCTTCAGTGAATTGCTGGGCGAGGATTTTGTCGGCCTGTCCGGCGACAGCGCCCTGCAACAGCACCTCTCGGGCCACGCCACGCGGGCCGGCAAGCGGCTGCAATACCGGGTGCGGCTGCGCAGCTTCGACGGCATCTGCCGCATGGTGGAACACCAGGTCGGCATCGCGGTGATGCCCGAGACCGCCGCTCTGGCCGGCGCAGCCCGCATGGATATCCGCGCCATCCCGCTCTCCGATGGCTGGAGCCGACGCCAATTGCTGATCTGCGTGCGCGGACTGGAAGGCCTGCCGGGCCCTACGCGTGAACTGATACTGGCATTACAGCGTCACGCTTGA
- a CDS encoding sulfite exporter TauE/SafE family protein: protein MPSLLAFVDMNATVLLVSLAVFLLAGFVKGVIGLGLPTVAVGLLSLVMSPVQAAALLIVPSMVTNGWQLATGGAFLALARRLWTMLAGILIGTLAGAGFMGADGGRRAIVVLGLALMLYAIAGLAAWTPTVRPGQEVWWSPVIGLFTGLVTAATGVFVIPAVPYLQALGLPRDQLIQALGLSFTVSTLALAVNLGQGGAFSGGVGWASLVVLVPALLGMAIGTRVRGLVRAATFRRCFFIGLLLLGLHLAWHIVDLFGVGR from the coding sequence ATGCCCAGCCTGCTTGCCTTTGTCGATATGAATGCCACCGTCTTGCTCGTGAGCCTGGCGGTGTTTCTGCTGGCCGGCTTCGTCAAGGGCGTCATCGGCCTGGGCTTGCCCACGGTGGCGGTGGGCTTGTTGAGCCTGGTGATGTCGCCGGTGCAGGCTGCAGCGCTGCTGATTGTGCCATCGATGGTCACCAATGGCTGGCAACTGGCCACCGGCGGCGCCTTCCTGGCGTTGGCACGGCGCCTGTGGACCATGCTGGCCGGCATCCTCATCGGCACCCTGGCCGGGGCCGGGTTCATGGGCGCCGATGGTGGTCGCCGGGCCATCGTCGTTCTGGGGCTGGCGCTGATGCTGTACGCCATTGCCGGGCTGGCCGCCTGGACGCCGACAGTGCGACCCGGGCAGGAGGTCTGGTGGTCGCCCGTGATCGGGCTCTTCACCGGGCTGGTGACGGCAGCCACGGGCGTGTTCGTCATTCCGGCTGTGCCTTACCTGCAGGCGCTGGGCTTGCCGCGTGACCAATTGATCCAGGCCCTGGGCCTGTCCTTCACGGTGTCCACCCTGGCGCTGGCGGTCAACCTGGGGCAGGGTGGAGCCTTCAGCGGGGGCGTAGGCTGGGCGTCGCTGGTGGTACTGGTGCCGGCCCTGCTGGGCATGGCCATCGGCACCCGTGTGCGTGGCCTGGTGCGGGCTGCCACCTTCCGGCGCTGTTTCTTCATCGGCTTGCTGCTGCTGGGCTTGCACCTTGCCTGGCATATCGTCGATCTGTTCGGAGTGGGGCGATGA